In Longimicrobiales bacterium, a single genomic region encodes these proteins:
- a CDS encoding BTAD domain-containing putative transcriptional regulator, with protein sequence MFRLKLFGSASIDGPDGRVTGRAVQRRRLGLLALLAVAGERGMTRDKLVGYLWPDSDAERARHLLSDSVYRINQAVGGEAVVAVGDDLRLNPERLPSDAWEFAESMERGDWERAVELHVAPFLDGFFLTDADELERWVDGQRERLARESARALEALAERAERDGSAVDAVQWWRMLAAQDPWSSRIALRLMRALDSAGERAAALQHARVHAQLLEDEMGLTPDAELLAFVTELRTRPPPALPPLPATRTSAEALAGSMTAPDAAGAPGSSDDAETDAPSSPARGEPAVTPAPRRARWMVAAALVLLAATIVAAAFVVSRSRERADAAGVPQALAVLPFADLSADGAYEYFADGLTEELMARLANVDGLNVVGRTSVFAFKDEPIDVRDIAARLNVTAVLQGSVRHSGDRLRIVVQLIDARNGYQLWTDSYEREVADVFVIQDDISRQIVTRLRGELSGVDAARLTERSSATDDPEAFNLYLKGRYEWHQRTESSLRAAAEFFQQAVDRAPAYALAHAGLGDAYAVLGFYDFVPPRTAFPSAAAAARRALELNPSLVEPHATLGYVALYYDWDWPQAESEFRRAIETEPGYSTAHQWYANYLTAMGRFDEAASRMGTAMELDPLSVIANAALGWVHFYAGDYERTIRQCTRALDLNRDFALAYLWRGMAHMELGDTAAALADHEQSVRLSGGSAIHVAAHAHALAHTGRPQAAATLMAELVARTGSDYVPPYEMAKLYDALGDRDAALASLEQAYDDRSHSMAFLAVDPQLRALHDEPRFRRLIRLVGLEATPGGQRLR encoded by the coding sequence TTGTTTCGCCTCAAGCTCTTCGGCAGTGCATCCATTGACGGTCCCGACGGCCGTGTGACGGGCCGGGCGGTGCAGCGGCGGCGTCTCGGGCTGCTCGCGCTGCTCGCCGTGGCGGGTGAGCGGGGCATGACGCGCGACAAGCTCGTCGGCTACCTGTGGCCGGATTCCGACGCGGAGCGCGCGCGGCATCTGCTGTCGGACTCGGTCTACCGGATCAACCAGGCGGTGGGCGGCGAGGCGGTGGTGGCGGTGGGCGATGATCTGCGGCTGAACCCGGAGCGGCTGCCGAGCGATGCCTGGGAGTTCGCGGAATCCATGGAGCGTGGCGACTGGGAGCGCGCCGTTGAGCTGCACGTCGCGCCATTCCTGGACGGGTTCTTCCTGACGGATGCGGACGAGCTGGAGCGGTGGGTGGACGGGCAGCGGGAGCGACTCGCGCGTGAGAGCGCGCGCGCGCTGGAGGCGCTTGCGGAGCGAGCCGAACGCGACGGTTCGGCGGTCGACGCCGTGCAGTGGTGGCGGATGCTCGCGGCACAGGATCCCTGGAGCTCGCGGATTGCGCTGCGGCTGATGCGCGCTCTCGACAGCGCGGGCGAACGTGCGGCCGCGCTCCAGCACGCGCGCGTGCACGCGCAGCTTCTCGAAGACGAGATGGGCCTGACACCCGATGCCGAGCTGCTCGCGTTCGTTACCGAGCTGCGGACCCGGCCGCCGCCCGCGCTCCCGCCGTTGCCCGCGACCCGCACGTCGGCGGAGGCTCTCGCCGGGAGCATGACTGCGCCCGATGCCGCCGGCGCGCCGGGGTCATCGGACGACGCGGAGACCGATGCGCCCTCGAGTCCTGCGCGCGGCGAACCGGCCGTCACACCCGCACCGCGCCGCGCGCGCTGGATGGTCGCCGCCGCCCTCGTACTGCTGGCCGCGACGATCGTCGCCGCTGCGTTCGTCGTGAGCCGCAGCCGTGAACGCGCGGATGCGGCGGGTGTGCCGCAGGCGCTTGCCGTGCTGCCGTTTGCAGACCTCAGTGCGGACGGCGCCTACGAGTACTTCGCGGACGGGCTGACGGAGGAGCTGATGGCGCGCCTGGCCAATGTGGACGGCCTGAACGTGGTCGGTCGCACGTCCGTGTTCGCGTTCAAGGACGAGCCGATCGATGTTCGCGACATCGCTGCGCGCCTCAATGTCACGGCCGTGTTGCAGGGCAGTGTGCGTCATTCCGGCGACCGGCTGCGCATCGTCGTACAGCTCATCGATGCGCGCAACGGTTACCAGTTGTGGACCGACTCGTACGAGCGAGAGGTCGCGGACGTGTTTGTGATACAGGACGACATCTCGCGGCAGATCGTCACGCGCCTGCGGGGCGAGCTGAGCGGTGTCGACGCGGCGCGCCTGACGGAGCGGAGCAGCGCGACCGACGATCCGGAGGCGTTCAATCTCTACCTCAAGGGACGCTACGAATGGCATCAGCGCACGGAGTCGAGCCTGCGCGCAGCGGCTGAATTCTTCCAGCAGGCGGTCGATCGTGCGCCCGCGTACGCACTCGCGCATGCCGGCCTCGGCGACGCGTATGCGGTGCTCGGCTTTTACGACTTCGTGCCGCCGCGCACTGCGTTCCCGTCCGCCGCCGCCGCGGCACGTCGGGCGCTCGAGCTGAATCCGTCGCTCGTCGAACCGCATGCGACGCTCGGCTACGTCGCACTCTACTACGACTGGGACTGGCCGCAGGCGGAGAGTGAGTTCCGCCGCGCGATCGAAACGGAGCCCGGCTATTCCACGGCCCACCAGTGGTACGCTAACTATCTGACGGCGATGGGCCGCTTCGATGAGGCGGCCAGCCGCATGGGGACGGCGATGGAGCTGGACCCGCTCTCCGTCATCGCGAACGCAGCACTCGGCTGGGTCCATTTCTACGCTGGCGACTACGAGCGCACGATCCGGCAATGCACGCGAGCGCTCGATCTCAACCGTGATTTCGCCCTCGCGTACCTGTGGCGCGGCATGGCGCATATGGAGCTCGGCGACACGGCCGCAGCACTCGCCGACCACGAGCAGTCCGTCCGACTGTCCGGCGGCAGCGCCATCCATGTCGCTGCGCATGCACACGCACTGGCACACACCGGCCGCCCGCAGGCCGCCGCGACTCTGATGGCGGAGCTCGTGGCCCGCACCGGATCCGATTATGTGCCGCCGTATGAGATGGCGAAGCTGTACGATGCACTGGGCGATCGCGACGCCGCGCTGGCATCGCTGGAACAGGCATATGACGACCGCTCCCACTCCATGGCGTTCCTGGCGGTCGATCCGCAGCTGCGTGCGCTGCACGACGAGCCCCGCTTCCGCCGGCTGATCCGGCTGGTAGGCCTCGAGGCTACGCCGGGCGGGCAGCGGCTACGCTAG
- a CDS encoding alpha/beta hydrolase: MTGATFSHVTSADGTRLGVWQSGSGPALVAVHGTTADHTRWSRIAPLLEAQFSLHTMDRRGRGRSDDTAPYSIQREAEDVAAVVRLAGERVTLLGHSYGALCCLEAALQLPGLFRMIVYEPPLPIGAGIIGRATRTEIERLLNQDDREGALLCFFRDVVGVPDAELESLKDHPVWPARVAAAHTVLREADAEEAYELDLSRFGGLSVPTLLILGGDSPDYFREAVVRLDAVIPDSRVHVLPGQQHIAMDTAPEEFVEAVVSFASTRDRPPA, encoded by the coding sequence ATGACCGGCGCGACGTTCAGCCACGTGACGTCAGCGGATGGTACCAGGCTGGGCGTGTGGCAAAGTGGCTCCGGGCCCGCCCTGGTTGCTGTCCATGGCACTACAGCTGACCACACACGCTGGTCGCGGATCGCTCCACTGCTGGAGGCCCAGTTCTCACTCCATACGATGGACCGGCGTGGCAGGGGGCGCAGCGATGACACGGCCCCGTATTCCATCCAGCGCGAAGCCGAGGACGTTGCCGCTGTGGTCCGGCTCGCTGGAGAGCGTGTCACGCTGCTCGGGCACTCGTACGGCGCTCTGTGCTGTCTGGAAGCCGCTTTACAACTCCCCGGACTGTTTCGCATGATCGTATACGAGCCCCCTCTCCCGATCGGAGCCGGCATTATCGGGCGGGCCACGCGCACTGAGATCGAACGGTTGCTGAACCAGGACGATCGGGAGGGTGCACTGCTGTGCTTCTTTCGTGACGTGGTCGGTGTCCCGGATGCCGAACTTGAATCGTTGAAAGATCATCCGGTGTGGCCCGCGCGGGTCGCGGCCGCTCACACAGTACTTCGTGAGGCGGATGCCGAGGAGGCATATGAGCTCGACCTGAGCCGCTTCGGGGGATTGTCAGTTCCGACTCTGCTGATCCTCGGCGGTGACAGCCCGGACTACTTCCGGGAGGCTGTCGTACGACTGGATGCTGTGATACCCGATAGCCGAGTACACGTACTGCCCGGGCAGCAGCACATAGCGATGGACACCGCGCCCGAGGAGTTTGTCGAAGCTGTTGTATCTTTTGCCAGCACTCGTGATCGTCCACCCGCGTAA
- a CDS encoding N-acetylmuramoyl-L-alanine amidase — translation MKSAAILLGLPLIFAIVAFNIPDGADSDMSAPEEAAPPVDPDPYANWQRPDGPIRVALQAGHWKAAEAPDEQARLRTNGTRGGGKAEWEVNLAIATRAAERLEDAGYAVDILPTTIPPGYWADVFVAIHADGNPNTSLSGYRAAAPRRDRTGRAQDLVQVLNEAYGEATALPFYPTITRRMRGYYAFNSRRYHHALHPMTVGVIIETGFLTSARDRRVIVAEPDRAARGIADGIIRFLSDDAGNADG, via the coding sequence ATGAAATCAGCCGCCATCCTGCTCGGCCTGCCACTCATCTTCGCGATCGTCGCGTTCAACATCCCGGACGGCGCCGACTCCGACATGTCCGCGCCCGAAGAGGCTGCGCCACCTGTCGACCCGGATCCGTACGCGAACTGGCAGCGGCCGGACGGACCGATCCGCGTCGCACTCCAGGCGGGTCACTGGAAGGCCGCGGAAGCGCCAGACGAGCAGGCGCGGCTCCGCACCAACGGCACGCGCGGCGGTGGCAAGGCAGAGTGGGAGGTCAACCTCGCCATCGCAACGCGCGCGGCCGAGCGGCTGGAGGACGCCGGCTACGCAGTCGACATCCTGCCCACCACCATCCCGCCCGGCTACTGGGCGGATGTCTTCGTCGCCATCCACGCGGACGGCAATCCGAACACGTCGCTCTCCGGCTACCGCGCGGCTGCGCCGCGTCGTGACCGCACCGGCCGCGCGCAGGACCTCGTGCAGGTGCTGAACGAGGCGTACGGCGAGGCGACTGCCCTGCCGTTCTACCCGACGATCACTCGCCGCATGCGCGGCTATTACGCGTTCAATTCGCGTCGCTATCATCACGCGCTGCACCCGATGACGGTCGGTGTCATCATCGAGACCGGGTTCCTCACCAGTGCGCGCGACCGTCGCGTCATCGTCGCCGAGCCGGACCGCGCGGCGCGGGGCATCGCGGATGGTATCATCCGTTTCCTGTCCGACGACGCCGGGAACGCCGACGGTTAG
- a CDS encoding PH domain-containing protein, translated as MSETAPSYGGIIDPASAGSMADGVAHSLDPRWITYRRQVGWLKTAVHALLIAGATLFAVLLEFVPVAVAVAAAVVPMLVIAAVNQIWPAVAYRYAAWRLGARALEIRRGVLWRSVIVVPRSRIQHSDVSQGPLERMHGLGTLSVFTAGTKHALVRLHGLDHDRAMAIREHLLRADEDDVI; from the coding sequence GTGTCAGAAACCGCTCCCTCATACGGCGGCATCATCGACCCGGCATCTGCCGGCTCGATGGCGGACGGCGTTGCGCACAGCCTGGATCCGCGCTGGATCACATACCGGCGGCAGGTCGGGTGGCTGAAAACGGCGGTGCACGCACTACTGATCGCGGGAGCGACGCTCTTTGCCGTTCTGCTCGAGTTCGTGCCGGTGGCAGTGGCGGTGGCGGCAGCGGTCGTACCGATGCTCGTGATCGCGGCGGTGAACCAGATCTGGCCGGCCGTGGCGTATCGGTACGCCGCCTGGCGACTGGGCGCGCGCGCGCTGGAGATACGGCGCGGCGTGCTATGGCGCAGCGTCATCGTCGTGCCGCGCTCGCGTATCCAGCACAGCGATGTGTCGCAGGGCCCGCTCGAGCGTATGCACGGACTCGGCACACTGAGCGTCTTCACGGCAGGAACGAAACACGCACTGGTGCGGTTGCACGGGCTCGATCACGATCGTGCAATGGCAATACGCGAGCACCTGCTGCGGGCCGATGAAGACGACGTCATCTGA
- a CDS encoding prolyl oligopeptidase family serine peptidase has product MIARIRSVLATATILSGIVSAAHGQTRPMTFLDMQHMRTGGAETPSPDGQWLLYTVAEPDWDEAERQMDLHIVSLREGVSSSRQLTFTTDSNEGSPAWLPDGSRFLFLSNRDAPASSRNRMQLYVMRHDGGEARRITDATEGVSNYEISRDGRWLVYRSGKSGEEQLYRLPVATLDSAEPAPEQITKQAAGVGSWEWAPDSRRIYFITADTVDEAEKLRREKDFTVDIYNMETPLSSLWSIDLDPVRVTRLTRDTTLSVSGFNVSPDSRWVGFRGTSADRYRRNITEEGINTDLYLLEVATGSIERLTENQEVGESGPDFSPDGRWVAFSAPDDLTRYTMSNRRVYIRPVAERGGQFRKLGSSFDGDVGISFWSPDSRTIYFNTGVRATRQLMALDIERDRVRQVTQERAALSVDRDERTGVVLITYQDPKTPTTLFTVPSLDRVANRSAWRQLIDVNPQVSEWALGEEEEITWTSTDGKPVSGVLVKPVGYREGQRYPLIVAIHGGPASADVLGFNGGYGAQVYAGAGYAVLRPNYRGSTNYGEAHKTDIVGNYFEPGYNDIMSGVDHLIAEGIVDGDRMGALGWSAGGHWSNWILVNTDRFKAISSGAGTSNWISMYAQSDVQRNRQFYLGNELPYDDFDAYWDQSPLKYIRNAKTPTMIHVVKGDPRVPSPQSVELHMALKKIGVPTELYMYPGNSHGIPDPRNRLVKSVSEKAWMDYYVLGTGRKFVWRDVLETLEKAEAAETARVSTGGN; this is encoded by the coding sequence ATGATTGCACGCATACGCTCCGTGCTCGCCACGGCGACTATCCTGTCGGGTATCGTCTCGGCCGCGCACGGCCAGACGCGCCCGATGACGTTTCTCGACATGCAGCACATGCGCACCGGTGGCGCGGAGACGCCGAGTCCTGACGGGCAGTGGCTGCTCTATACCGTGGCCGAGCCGGACTGGGACGAGGCGGAGCGGCAGATGGACCTGCATATCGTCTCGCTGCGCGAGGGTGTCTCGTCCTCGCGGCAGCTGACATTCACGACGGACAGCAACGAGGGATCGCCCGCGTGGCTGCCGGATGGCAGCCGGTTCCTGTTCCTGTCGAACCGCGACGCGCCTGCATCGAGCCGGAACCGCATGCAGCTGTATGTCATGCGTCATGATGGCGGCGAGGCGCGGCGGATCACGGACGCGACGGAGGGTGTGTCGAACTACGAGATCAGCCGGGACGGCCGGTGGCTGGTGTATCGCAGCGGCAAGTCAGGCGAGGAGCAGCTGTATCGTCTCCCGGTGGCGACGCTCGACAGCGCGGAGCCGGCGCCGGAACAGATCACGAAGCAGGCCGCGGGTGTGGGCAGCTGGGAGTGGGCGCCGGACAGCCGTCGCATCTACTTCATCACGGCCGACACCGTGGACGAGGCGGAGAAGCTGCGGCGCGAGAAGGACTTCACGGTCGACATTTACAACATGGAAACGCCGCTGTCGAGCCTGTGGTCGATCGACCTCGATCCGGTGCGGGTGACGCGGCTCACGCGTGATACGACCCTATCGGTATCCGGCTTCAATGTCTCGCCCGACAGCCGCTGGGTCGGATTTCGTGGCACATCGGCGGATCGTTACCGGCGCAACATCACGGAGGAGGGCATCAACACCGACCTCTATCTGCTCGAGGTCGCGACCGGCAGCATCGAGCGCCTCACGGAGAACCAGGAGGTCGGCGAGAGCGGACCGGACTTCTCGCCAGACGGGCGCTGGGTCGCGTTCAGCGCACCGGATGATCTCACACGTTACACGATGTCGAACCGTCGCGTGTACATCCGGCCGGTCGCGGAACGCGGCGGGCAGTTCCGCAAGCTGGGCTCGTCATTCGATGGCGACGTCGGCATCAGTTTCTGGTCCCCGGACTCGCGCACGATCTACTTCAACACCGGTGTGCGTGCTACGCGACAGCTCATGGCGCTCGACATCGAGCGGGACCGGGTCCGTCAGGTCACGCAGGAGCGCGCCGCTCTGTCCGTCGATCGCGACGAGCGGACGGGCGTGGTGCTCATCACGTACCAGGACCCGAAGACGCCGACGACGCTCTTCACGGTACCGTCGCTCGACCGCGTCGCGAATCGCTCCGCGTGGCGCCAGCTCATCGACGTGAACCCGCAGGTGAGCGAGTGGGCGCTGGGCGAGGAGGAAGAGATCACGTGGACGTCGACGGACGGGAAGCCGGTAAGCGGCGTGCTCGTGAAGCCCGTCGGCTACCGCGAGGGGCAGCGCTACCCGCTGATCGTCGCGATCCATGGCGGTCCCGCGTCGGCCGATGTGCTCGGCTTCAACGGCGGCTACGGCGCGCAGGTCTATGCCGGCGCGGGCTACGCGGTGCTCCGGCCGAACTACCGCGGCTCGACCAACTACGGTGAAGCGCACAAGACGGATATCGTCGGCAACTACTTCGAGCCCGGCTACAACGACATCATGAGCGGCGTCGACCATCTGATCGCCGAAGGCATCGTCGACGGCGACCGCATGGGTGCGCTCGGCTGGAGCGCCGGCGGCCACTGGTCGAACTGGATCCTGGTGAATACGGACCGCTTCAAGGCGATCAGCTCCGGTGCCGGCACATCGAACTGGATATCCATGTATGCGCAGAGCGATGTGCAGCGGAACCGGCAGTTCTACCTCGGCAACGAGCTGCCGTACGACGACTTCGACGCGTACTGGGACCAGTCGCCGCTCAAGTACATCCGGAACGCGAAGACACCGACCATGATCCACGTCGTGAAGGGTGATCCGCGCGTGCCGAGCCCGCAGTCGGTCGAGCTGCACATGGCGCTCAAGAAGATCGGTGTCCCGACCGAGCTCTACATGTATCCCGGCAACTCGCACGGCATCCCGGACCCGCGCAACCGCCTCGTGAAGTCCGTCAGCGAAAAGGCGTGGATGGATTATTACGTGCTGGGCACGGGCCGCAAGTTTGTATGGCGCGATGTTCTGGAGACGCTGGAGAAGGCGGAAGCGGCCGAGACGGCGCGGGTCAGTACTGGCGGGAACTGA
- a CDS encoding DUF4242 domain-containing protein has translation MPKYVIERDLPGAGQFSADQLTGIAQKSCAVLTDLGTSIQWIHSYVTDDKIYCVYMAPDEEMLLTHARRGGFPADVITRVHSIIEPVTAEAAATV, from the coding sequence ATGCCGAAATACGTGATCGAGCGCGACCTGCCTGGCGCCGGTCAGTTCTCGGCGGACCAGCTCACGGGCATCGCGCAGAAGTCGTGCGCCGTGCTGACGGATCTCGGTACGAGCATCCAGTGGATCCACAGCTACGTGACGGATGACAAGATCTACTGCGTGTACATGGCGCCGGATGAGGAGATGCTGCTCACCCACGCGCGCCGCGGCGGCTTCCCCGCCGACGTGATCACGCGCGTGCATTCCATCATCGAGCCCGTTACGGCGGAGGCGGCAGCCACCGTGTGA
- a CDS encoding nuclear transport factor 2 family protein, protein MSVADQLLHLEEQFWTSDETFYRDNLTPDALMVFADPVGAMTKQAIVESISAAPRWRSVEFRDVTHVPLTSDVILLTYQATAERDGGDASYTARASSVYVQRGSRWRLAFHQQTP, encoded by the coding sequence ATGTCAGTAGCAGATCAACTCCTGCACCTGGAAGAGCAGTTCTGGACGTCCGATGAGACCTTCTATCGCGATAATCTCACACCCGACGCTCTGATGGTGTTCGCTGATCCGGTCGGCGCAATGACGAAGCAGGCCATAGTCGAATCGATCAGCGCGGCGCCGCGCTGGCGCAGTGTCGAGTTCCGGGACGTGACGCATGTCCCGCTCACATCGGACGTAATCCTGCTGACCTACCAGGCGACGGCAGAGCGGGATGGCGGCGACGCGTCGTATACGGCGCGAGCTTCGAGCGTCTACGTGCAGCGTGGGAGTCGCTGGCGGCTTGCCTTTCATCAGCAAACACCGTGA